The genomic region TTCAAAAACACTAAGTCTCCAAGAATTCCCCATTAATTTGGTCAAGGCTTCTATTTTCAGTTAAAACATCTAAATTGGCAGGGAGATGAACTAATAGATCTTTTCTACCCCCAGCTTCTATGATTTATAATTGGGGAGGAGGTTTTACAGTTGCTTTTAGGAATTTCCTTCAGCAAAAGTTAAGTGTTGTGGAACTCTTGCCTACCATTGCCAtttagtttcattttttaaatcatttatttttctgCCTCACCACAGGTTTAAAGATATGCAACAGGTTAGAAGTATGTACTTTCCCCCTACATTATAATATTGCATATAATGGACAGTATCACAGATCTGCAAATTGCACTTTTATCATAATAATAATTGAACTGATACTTATTTGTGACATCTTCCCACTGGACCTGTTGCTTCATGTGGGCCACTCTGGCAGCACTGCACAGAACAGCTGTGCCAGgaaaaaatttcagtgaaaaattagTCTCTGAGAAGCCTCCACTCTTTGGATTTAGTAATCCAGAAATGTTGTCAGCCATTAACATGGTATATCTTTAGGGCTCCTCCTTGTGTGTATTCCAATGGTGAAGTGAAGTCAAATTAAACTGTCATGCGTTCCGGAAAAGTTGGGTTTTACCTTCTGCCTAAAGAATGAGTACAGAGAGGGAGAGTGGTGATACAGGTCCTTGTAGTGTCCCAGTGAGATGAAAGACCCCTGAAGGAGACATGAGTAATCCATGGAAGACTCCATTTACAGGAGGCACAAGCTACACAGAAATCTTAGAAATACAGAGTAAGGTACCTTATCTAGCTAAAATTAGAGTGAAGTCTGTGCACTGTGTTAAACCAGTAAATGTTGTGCAGCGGTGCTGGAACAAactgtatagtgggggtgctgagagcaactgaaccaaactgtaaaccctgtataccACATGCATGGAAACTACTGCAAGCCAGGGGATGCTGGAGCataccctagttccagcacctatggctttGTGGTTAGAGACTGATGCAAATAACCTTTATATATTGCCCAGCTGAAGAATCACTTGTGTAGTGAAACACTAACTTGGTCCAGCTACAAAAGATGCTATGTTAAAAAGCAGAGATAGTAAAGCTCAACCTTCAAACATGATTTACACAGAAGTAGCTGGGAGGAGCAACTGTACCTGGACAGTGAACAACCACCAGATGTTTCAAATAAACCCAACACTTGCTGGCCACACCCAGTAATGGCACGTGACTTATGTGGCCACTTAAGAGAGTTTGGTGTGAAGGGAGAAGCTGGGGATGAGAAGGACACACTTGCTTTCTGCACGGATTTTACCAGGCTGTTACTCATGCGGGAGACACCCCACAGAGGAGCTGGGTGTCCCCCCCTCAGTgcgtgcagcgcctggcacaggggCCCTGATGCGCCGGAACTGAGCCCGGGCTGCAGGCTGGGACTCTCCCGAAGCCCTAACAGCCAGCCCACCCTGATCagcaccacccctcccccacctttacctcctCGGTTCCCCGCTCTTCCCCCCGAGGATCCGGGCTTCGCGCCCCCAAGCCGACACCGCCTGCCCGCATCGCCTGTTCCGCCCGGGGCCCTACGTCTCCCCCGCGCtgttgctgcctcctccctcccgggCTGGCGGGGTCTCCGGGCTCCCCCCCGCGCCTGTTGCCCTTGAGTCCAGGCCGCTTCCCCGGAGGCGCCTCGGCCTCCTCCAGTTTCCGCTTCTTGTCAGGGTCCCCAGGTACCGCGCGGACAGGGCTCCACAGCTCGGGGCCGTCCCGCGGGCGCCTCCCGGGCGCGCGGAGCAGCGGAGGCGGTTCGGATAGGAAACGCTTCCAGGGCACGTGACACACTAGCGGCTCCGCGTGTCGCTTGGCCATCAGGCGGCTGAGCGCGAGCGGCTCAAGCACTGGAGCGGCGGTACCTCCGTGGCGCGCGCGGGCGCAAGCACTTCTCTCCCAGCGGGCGGAACGGGGCTAGGCGCGCATGCGGCTTAAGGAGGCTTCTGTCCTTCCCTCCCTTTCCGCGTCTCGTAGTGCCCTCTAGGGGGAGCGCGCATGCAGCCAGGTCGCTGGTGCGCGGTGGTGGGCTGGAAGCCGTCATGGCCGACAACTCCACGACAATGCAGGGGCGAGACTAGACACTGCCACGCGTTTTGACTATTACCGCGTGAACCTCTTGCCCGGCTGGTCATTTATCTGTCACCCCGTCCCGTGCCTTTCTCGGGTTTAGCTGCTCGCCTCGGAACTCCCTCCTGTTGTGTAGCTACCCCGTAGGGTAACGCGGGCCCGAAGCTACACAACCCCACTAACCACCTGTAATTTACCGGCGTCCAGGTGTTTAGGACCCATGTTATAAACTAGAGCTGAGAAGTGCTGATTTGATTTAATCCCGCCCAGGACAGAGGAGCTACACTTCAGCCACTGTATTTATCTTGGCCCAGGGTGGCACCTACAATTCACCACCAGGGTCCAGCTGTGGGCATACCAGTCACATAAAGAGGGATTTAGTACATCCCTCGTTAGGGACATAGTATCTCTGGGGATGAAGCTCAAATCTGCATTCACCTTTTTGCAGCTTTATCCCTTTACAAAGTTTGCTGTTGCTTTGGCATAACTGCGTTCTAGCTCTAGGACTGGGACTACTTACAATTTAGACTTGGGCTAGAGAAAGCTGGCACTTCTAGTAAGGATTATCTAAATAAAATCAGTACCACACAGTATGCAGACTGACTTAAAAGGTCAAGAGCAATTGGACAATAATACAGGTTTAAAGGGACTGGTATGATCAACATTTACCCTAAATGTGCCTTTTTTCAACAAACTTAAAAATGTGAAAGGCTTTTTGAATGTATCTATCTATAAAGGATTAGAGTAGATTgtacagggggaaaaaagccacAGGAGACCATCAGTTGCCTTCTAAAGGCAGAAcgagtttatttatttttatttcccttaaGGACAGCATCTAAGCTTTCAATGGGCTTTAGTTGAGATTGgactaatttatttttattaaaaaagcaaaaatctGATTCCTTTTAGAAAGTTCAGACTACCTGCAAGTAAACCCTTATTGAAAACTGCTGTTAGTCCAATATGGTTTCTGGATAGGGATCTGAGCAGAACAGTTTTTACAAACATGCAGGCTTTATGCTCCTAGACAGCATTTAAAATAGTAAATGCCTTTTTGCCCATGTGAACTTTAAAATTGTACTTTCAATTAAAGCAAAATTGGAAGCATAAAGTATCTGCCTTAAAAACAGAAAGCTAAAAATGACCGTATCAATGCCCAGAAAAAGTTAACACAGCTAGATGAATGAGAGTGTGAGTTTAAAATACCATAAATTTCAAATCTATTATTCAGTGTCATTTCCATGGAAACAGCTTGATTCCCTACCCTACCTTTTTTACCTTTAAaaggattttcaaaggggatgATAGTGTAGCTAAGTTAACCATTAGATTAATGTAAAGAGAACAAAGCAGTTAATTTGATCCTTCCTCAACACAAGTCATTTAATAATTATTCTCatagaaaatatttatataactTCAAAATACAAAATGATTGTATGAAATTACAAGCTGTGGATTAATATCCATCTAATTTACTTTAGTAGGCAACTTACTTAGAACAAGGAAACATTATTAGAGGTAGATTTAAAGTACCACATGTAAATTGCCTTAAAGTTCCAATCAAATATCCAACAATTAACCTAGGTATGCTGAAACAAATATAGAAGTTGTTGCTAATAGCCAGAGGTGAGTGGGGGTAGAAATCATGTGCCCCCTAGATTTCtaccagggttcacaccagaacaTCAGAAATATAAGGGCTACTGTAGAGGCACCTCATAACTGTTGATATTGCTGGGGCACAATTTAACGGTTCTGTAGTGAACCCTGGCAGCAGAGGCAATGTGTGCGGGTGGGAGGGCATGCCATATGGCCTGGTGACTGCACCATGGCCTCAGTGTCACTTACTGAGCCTTCTTCAGTGTAATGCAGAGCAGCTTCACAACACCTCCCATCTCAAAACCAGCTCCCTGCCCTCTGGCCAGCCCCACCTTTGGCCAGACACTCCCAGTGCAGCCAGGCCTTTAGCCACAGGATCCCAGCTCCCTGGACTCTATTCTTGGCTTGGTGATGGACTCTGAGCTGGGACAAGGCAGCTGGGCCCACTTCTCAGGGCTGCAGGTGCAgtccctgcacacacacatcctTCCCCTCTGTATAATGAGGGATCTCCACCTCACTCCCAGCAGCACAATGTGgcttgtaaagggctttgagacaCTGCTGGAGCACAGCAAGCTGATTGCTGCTCTAGATGTGCCCTGTGAGCCAGCCTGGGTTTGTAtcagtgggcagcagcagcctggaggcagTAGCTGCCTTTCCATCATGGGAAGGGAtggagctgcttccagcagcaGGTATAAGGAGGGTGTAagggatgagctctgcaaagagaGACCAGGGGCAGCTCCTGTGCAAGGCAAAGGAACAACACAGGATTTGCTTAATTTTAAACTTAATGACTCCCCATTATTACAGCACAGCCATACACTCTGGGCACAGTTGTCCCAACTGTGTAACTGctttctaaaaagaaaagaaagtagcAGGATTTCTCTATTGTCTAATAATCCTTAAAATAAATGCTTCAAACACTTTATTTAAGCAACAGATAAGTTACACTGATAAACTTCAAATGGGCAAAGTGAGAGTGCAATTCCTGCATTAGCAGACTAAGTCTTATTTCTGTTTCAAGGTTAATTTACTCCCATTCCTTTGTGACATGATGCTTTGCTTCACTCCGTACTATGATTTCATATATCAATATTCAAATTACCAAAGCCAACAAACTATTAGAATAGATTGCTAAGCTTAGCATGGCCAGAAAATTATAATTTAtagtttctaaaat from Chrysemys picta bellii isolate R12L10 chromosome 6, ASM1138683v2, whole genome shotgun sequence harbors:
- the C6H9orf40 gene encoding uncharacterized protein C9orf40 homolog; the protein is MAKRHAEPLVCHVPWKRFLSEPPPLLRAPGRRPRDGPELWSPVRAVPGDPDKKRKLEEAEAPPGKRPGLKGNRRGGEPGDPASPGGRRQQQRGGDVGPRAEQAMRAGGVGLGARSPDPRGEERGTEEHEEEFWQYNSFQYWRAPLPAIDLSVILDLDGENMTDARTTSRTEIIETEMET